The genomic window tgttccacggtcgcacacaaggaaatgcctccttattacgcgcaaaataatgattcctccacctgacatctgggacccaccggaagggcctttgtatttcgcgaaaaaaattcccttcgctgataggtcggacccaccaactatatcttcgcacgtaaggaagtgccttcttattgcgcacaaaaaaatgaataccccctgccaggtggacccaccatagtgggaggctgacttgtgggcctactaagttgatggggacggagggctttgtcaacttagtcaatatatgaacgattctagctccagtgaccgtatgatgtccatccaacggatgtagtgcttcttcaacctctggtctttttgctccagccgcccaaagcagcgttggtcgtgccgcctgctcctacctcccgtggttggctatgctgccgcggaggcctcaccgccccctactactcccaccgatggccaggccatccctctactcacccacaccccctgttattctgcggcgacagcctcacaccgcagccgaaccagtgaaccctcgtactcctctccgtgcgggcttccactattgcatcttccccggctctgtgttgtccccttcctaggcctcactgtcgtccaccgccctggtgctcttggcgcggcgtggtcaacgtggtcaaggaaccacttccatcggaagagtactgtacatggagagactgacagctgggtccacggcggccgcaaggaagtgcctccttattacgcacaaaataattattcttgcacctgacagtagggacccactggacgggccaccatatttcgcaaaaaaaaaatgcccccctgactgctgggacccaccagctacatcttcgcatgcaaggaagtgcgtccgggcgaaAAAAATGgctcgccccctgactgctgggacccaccagctacatctttgcacgcaaggaagtgcatgacagtcgggacccacctggtcgaagcgtacgtagcgttgtcattctggtcacgaacgtgtacgtacatactggtcgattagaggcgctcacgtgtcgtagtagaggagcgcacgtagcatgtacacgtacgtacatcggccagtgtgcaagaaagaaaatacggccacgtacgtacatacgggaggggtctcgaacgcctactcgcgcatacatatggccagggctcgtgtacatggcttggtcggaacggagaaacagcgtcgtcgtcgtgttcatggggagccaaccggctgggtcagagcggaatgtgtcgtcgtgttcatcgggagagcttagatggaacaggcgatggaaacgaggcatggcgtaccgcggaatggaggaaacggccttgtgttcgaccggccatgttcgaaacgggatcctattcatcgggaggggtctggcataccgcaaaatggaggaaacggacttgtgttgtacctcctacagtcgaaacagggtcctgttgatcgggaggggtgtggcgtaccgcaaaacggaggaaacggacttgtgttggagctctatggtcgaaatgggggtcctattcatcgggaggggtgtggcgtgccacaaaacgggactccacggggtactgttcatctccatcgtcgacctcctccagcctccacgggctactattcatccaccgacgacctcctccagcctccacctgcgactattcatccatcctccaccgcgcgctactccactggctactgttcaaccacccctctccatgggctcctgttcaaccacccctctacgggctactgttcatccaccactcCACCGTCTaccattcatccagccctccacggggtcgtcctattcatccagccctccacggggtcctgttcatccagccccaaccggctcgatcgatcggggtcctgttcatccagaggcaacaccacggggtcctgttcatccgcccCCACCGCTCACTcttcattcccccccccccccccccccccccgcaacgctcactgttcatccagaggtagcatcgaccggcttcagttagtagcagttgcgaaggaatcgctcgatcggttcagttaacagccatcgatcgaccgctcggattcagtaacacgtagcctgcagtgcaatcgctcagtataggcgaacgcctcgctcgggttcagttacagcccaacgcctcacacccacgcgcatacgtgtacgagagaaacgtgcatcgctcggccccgactacccaccgtaaccgggaacaccccaatattttcctcgccctcgcttctaccacggttttttccatcatgggcggcccaaagaatgtcatgcagttgcgtctctagcctgcccaggacgaaaagctaattttctgtcatgaatttttgtcatagaagtaggagcccaccacatctatgatgataccggattttgtcacaattatcgtcatagaagtgtcataagtatgacagaaaaaattcgttcggcccaaaatgtcacggatgtgtcttttttttgtagtgcaaggaccggctgtagtcaaacttgattcaactaaagttggagaaacagacacctgctagccacctttgtgcaaaagcacgtcggtagaaccagtctcatgaacgcggtcatgtaatgtcggtctgggccgcttcatccaacaataccgctgaataaaagtaagatgttggtggtaagcagtatgactattatcgcccacaactctttgtgttctactcgtgcatataacatctacgcatggacctggctcagatgccaccgttggggaacgcagtaatttcaaaaaaaatcctacgatcgcgcaagatctatctaggtgatgcatagcaatgagaggggagagtgtgtccatgtaccctcgtagaccaaaagcggaagcgttagttaatgcggttgttgtagtcgaacgacttcgtgatccaaccgatccaagtaccgaacgtacggcacctccgcattcagctcaatgacgtcccttgtactcttgatccagttgaggccgagggagagtttcgtcagcacgacgacgtggcgacggtgatgatgaagttactggcatagggcttcgcctaagcactatgacgatatgaccgaggtgtgtaactgtggagggggcaccgcacacggctaaaagattaacttgtgtgtctatggcatgccccttggccacgtatataaaggaggggggaggaggccgaccaagaggggaggcgtgccatgggggcgagtcctactaggactccaaacctagtacccccccctttcctattccaagttggagaagggggggaggaggatgaggagagaaggaaggaggggggcgccgccccctccccttgtccaattcggattggggcaaggggggcacgcgccacctcctagccagccctctctcttctccattaaggcccatgaggcccaataacttcccggaggggtttccggtaacccccggtactctggttttatccgaaacttcttcggaacacttccggtgtccgaatatagccttccaatatatcaatctttatgtctcgaccatttcgagactcctcatcatgtccatgatctcatccaggactcagaacaaacttcggtcaccaaaacacataactcataatacaaatcgtcatcgaatgtttagcgtgcggaccctgcgggtttgagaactatgtagacatgaccgagacacatctccggtcaataaccaatagcgaaacctggatgcttatattggttcctacatattctatgaagatctttatcagtcaaaccgcataacaacatacgttgttccctttgtcatcggtatgttacttgcccgagattcgatcgtcggtatcatcatacctagttcaatctcattaccggcaagtctatttactcgttccgtaatacttcatcccacaactaactcattagtcacaatgcttccaaggcttatagtgatgagtattaccgagagggcacagagatacctctccgaaacacggagtgacaaatcctaatctcgatctatgccaatccaaaaaacaccttaggagacacctatagagcacctttaatcacgcatttacgttgtgacgtttggtaacactcAAAGTGTTCctacgatattcgggagttgcataatctcatagcctgaggaacatgtataagtcatgaagaaagtagtagcaatgaaactgtaacgatcataatgctaagctaacggatgggtcatttccatcacatcattctcctaatgatgtgatctcgttcatcaaatgacaaaacatgtctatggttagggaacttaaccatctttaattaacgagctagtctggtagaggcatactagggacaatatgttttgtctatgtattcacacatgtactaagtttccggttaatacaattctagaatgaataataaacatttatcatgaaataaggaaataaataataaatttattattgcctctaggacatatttccttcagtattacCGAGGTTTAAGGCAAGGGGACACAACCTCTCCATAGTTGTTCCTACTGTGTGGTGAAGGATTATCATGGATGCTAAAAAACTATGATGGTGGCTGGATTGATAGAGGAATTCGGGTCAGTATAAGAGCTCCATGGATATCCCACTTGTTGTTTGCTGACGAGTGTATGATTTTCACGAAATCAGATCACAGGAGCGCTATGAGATTAAACTCCATTTTTTAAGACTACTCTAGTGGTTCTGGTCAGAGTGCCAATTTGGCAAAAAGTTTGGTCTTTTTTAGTCCGAACTGTGGTGCTTCTAATAGAAGAGGAGTAAAGAATACACTAAACATTCAACGGGAAGCACTCACAGAGAAATATCTTGGCCTCCAACTGTCGTGGGCAGATTGACGGAGCAACATTTTGAGCATCTGAACGAGAGATCTAGAGGGAAGGTACAATGATGGTGTGAACGGTTGGCATCATGTGCTGCTAGAGAAGTCCTCTTGAAATTAGTGGTACAAGCGCTACCGACCTACTCTATGAGTTGTTTCAAACTCAAAAAAGGTCTgtgcaagaaactcattaagactATGTCTAAATATTGGTAGGCTAGATCACTTGACAAAAGAGGAATGCATTGGCAAGCTTCGAAAAAAATGGCAATCCCTAAGTCCAAGGGTCGCATGGGATTTAGGGATATGGAAGTTTTCAATGATACAATGTTGGCCAAGCAGGCTTGGAGACTATTAGAATATCCTAATAGCTTGTGTGCGAGGGTATTGAAAGGGTGATACTATCCAGATGGTTTGTTCCTATCTGCAAACTGCCCCGCAAGTGCCTCTCGAACTTGGAAGGCAATTATATGTGGGTGTGAGATCCTGAAGGCGGGGCTTATTCGCTGTATTGGAGATGGAACAAAGACGGAGATATGGCATGACAATTGGATTGAGGGCACAAGATCCATGCGCCCAATAGGGAGGCTCACTCATAACCCGGTTCAGCTGGTTGGTGATTTGTTGGATCTGGACACTGGGAAGTGGGATGATGAGATGGTACGTCAAGTATTCCTGCCACCAGATGTTGAAGTTATATTGGCAATGTCGAGGCCTAGACGAGGTGGAGAGGATATTTGGGCGTGGGCGTGGGAGAAATCTGGTGCTTTCAGTGTAAGATTAGCCTACCGAGAGATAATGGACAGAAAACAAAACTTGCAGGCCAGGAAGGGTAGTTCTCGGGGGGCTGATCACACGTGGAAGGAGCTCTGGAAGCTAAAGTGCTGCCGAAGATCTAGGTCTTCTGGTAGCGGGTACCCTGCATGAAGGAACTGCAACGACAACATTTGAGCAAATACGCAGTCTGCCCAATGTGCGGAAATGGAGATGAAAGTCTCTTTCACTGCTTGTTAACATGTGATCACGCCAAGTTGTTTTGGGTGGAAGCAGAGACAGTATTTTGTATAGAGAAGCCCCGACTCCATCCAAACACTTGGGCCACTGATTTTCTTGAAGCTAGTTTGGTGCCAAAGAAGGATGCAACTATTGGCATTACGGTGATGTGGGCTGTGTGGAGCAGTCGGAACAGGTTCACTCACCATGAAGAAAGATACCAACCAAAGCGGTCCATGGAGATTATTTCAGAAATTGTGGGGACGTTGGAGCTTGCCCCTGCGACACATATACCTGTTGTCAATGGGCAGCAGCTATGGGAGGCGCCGATGGCCAGGGTTGTCAAGAAGAATGTCGATGGCACTGTTGACACGGCTAGTGCAAAAGGTGGCACTGACGTGGTTGCCTGAAACAGCGACGACGGACTATTAGTATCGCGGTGCACTGGGTACCAAGGGGTGGTTGATCCCCTACATTGGAAATGTTGGCATGCAGAGATGCTATCTTGCTCACCAGGGAGAAGAACTATCATCATGTGATAGTGGAGACAGATTGCCTCAATGTTGTTTAGCTATGGGAAGGTAGACTGAGAGGCAAAtcgaaggggttccacatctttCAAGAGATGCAGGAGGAGCTGCCGTTTTTTCAGGGATTCGAGCTTCGTTATGCTAGCCGTCTAGTGAATTTTGTTGCCCATACCTGTGCTAAGGAAGCTTTAGCTATAGAGAATGTTGCTACATACTTTAATGTAATCCCTGATTTTTTGAGATGCATTGTGCACTCAGATATGCTACCGTTGAATGAATAAAATCCGGAGAGCGGAGTTATAAAAAAACTTCATTGACGTAATATACGGGTGCTGGACCCGCTGAGCTTTGCCCTGCTCAACAGCTATGACAACGCTAATGACCTGCGCGATGGAGGATATGTAGAGTAGCATGGACTTTGCTTCAGCTAGTGACGCCTGTATTGGATTGGACTGAAACAAATGCTTGAGGTCCGCGAAATCGGTTTTTGCCTTGTCTCTCGACTGGAACTTCCCTCCCTTCCCGAGGGGCCTGTATAGTGGCAAGCGGTGAATGTTTGGAAAGATTTGCTCGAGGTTGACTAGCAGGTTGGCCTCATCGCGTGTCTTCATGACCACGTCCTTAACGTCTGCCTCCACATTGATCCCTATATGATCATGGAGACATTTTTGCATTGTCCGTTGTTAGGTGTAACCCCCGCGTTCTTAAGTCTCGAAGGCATGATGATGCAGTAGAGCAACCCAAAGAGTGTAATAAATGAGGTTTTCTCCTGTTCTGATTCTAGAATAAGAGTCCAAGAAGCAGAGCCATTCTCAACCTGTGGTGAGTCGATCACCTGGTCGATGCGGGTAGTGCGAACAAGTCTTTTGGACAAGCTTTTTTGATGTCGGTGTAGTTGATGCACATTTGCTAGGACATGTTCTTTTTCCCGACTATAACCGGATTAGCCGTCCACTCATGGTGGGCGACCAGCCTGATgaagccggcagctaggagccggggGCTTTCCTCTCTGATTGTATGATAATGCTCGGCGGCGAACCGTTGGAGGGTCTGCTTGACCGACCTTCTATTTATATTACGTAACTAGAGAAACGTTGTCATTTtcatatgctttgcatgatcattatAGCTAGAATTGTTTTTTCATGGATATGCCATTTGCTCATTATATAAATGCTACGTTAGATCATTGCACATTCTGATACAATGCTAGAAGCATAGAGtggcgttttggctcctaggtgcatatgcacccattgtcgaaatccaaattcctagaagttgaaaaattcgaaacaaaaattccgcgtgtatatccggacattttatgtgcgttcacaaggtttcggtgaaaaacgacgttttttgtggcttgtgtaaaaaagacaatttctgatgcttcattctaactattcacgaggcatttctttatcttttttacacaagccacaaaaaacgtcgtttttcactgaaaccttgtgaacgcacataaaatgtccggatatatacgcgggatttttgtttcgaattttttAACTTCTCGGAATTtggatttcgacaatgggtgcatatgcacctaggagccaaaggcaattaccgcATATAGAGTTCTTTTCATGTACATAGCAAGAGTTCGAAATGGCTTCACACACGACACGGACTGCACGATCTGCGAACAGTGTGCATGCATCAGCTAACAGAAAAGCCAACTCCCTGCTGCATGTATGTGCGCTGCTGTGCTTCCACATGGGATCGTGCACACGTCAGCTGCAATTACATCGTGTGTATAGCATCACTCTATTTGCATTTAGATGAAGTTGTGAAAAGTATAATGATCATTATTGTAAGGTGTTACTTCTACCTTGAGAGAGAAAATGATGTGTCACGGAGGCAAAAAAGTAAGAGAAGGAGACGGTGGTTGTGGTTCTTGGGGCCGGAGGGAACCGGATTGGGGTGGCTCGGCGGTGTAGCGGCCATCGGAGACAACGAAAAGATGGTGAGAGAGTGAGTTGTGAATGAGGTTCGGGGGTGAGGGAAGAGAATTGAGCATGAGTTAAGGCACGTTCAACACGTCTTGCCCGTCTCCCGCCCTTCCCCACTCGTGCCTCGCCACAGCTTGGCTGTCGAAAAACCCTCCCCCTCAGCCTGGCCCGGGGATCAGAAGATAGATGTAGCCGAGGCAATCGAACATGTCATCTCTATACCGTGCATGCCTGGTTGAGCTACATACAAGCTAGCAAATGTGCCATACGTTTTCATCCTGGGACGCAATTTGCCAGTCTactttttttttgaacatcagtacagacacaagcgctcatatacacgcgcatagaCTCACCCTCTATGAACGGACACACgcataccctacccctatgagcaccttcgaaagactgggccggtatatcatcttgaaatttacgaagtcaccatgggcacctcgttgtcgacgggaacatctcctcccactgaatgcgcatcgtcggaaatcctaaaataaattaaAGAATAAATGCGAGCACTACTTTGTACGCCCACCCTTCTTCGTCCATGATCCATCGACCAAACTGAGGGTTTGTTTTCCAACTCTGCCCGACGAGGATCCAGGGCGTCCAATCCGTGGACACCACAAGACGTAACCGTCCGATGAACACACACGGAACCATCACCACCCGATCGATCCCTGCATCCAAACCCGACCTCGGCAATGGCATGTGCTCCCCGCTCTGCCCTGCCGCGCGCGGCCACCCGCCCGGCCGCCCCCCACGTCCACGGCACCGCCACCACCCAGACTTCCCCACCACCCCGCCCGCCCTGCAACCACCAGCCGCTCAATGCGGCGCGGTGCGGCGGGTGCCGCTCCACTCGCCGTGTCGGGGCGGGCCGGCCACGGCCGGCTCCGTTCGGGATGGGCGCCCCTGCCGCGCGCTCCTCCCGAAATCACAGGCCGTATGATACGTCAAAGCTGATTTGATTCCTCCACCCCCGGCCCCGGCCGTACCTTTCCCCCATGGAAAAATCGGCAAAGCAGCAGCACAAAGAAAAAGATCGCGAGATGCAGCGCAGCGCAGGCACGAACGTTGCGTTGCACCTCGAGGGCTGTACTGACTGGACTCTGCGTAGAGCCGATCAAGCAGTAAGTTAACTGGCCATCCAGGGAGCCGGGGTCAGCCGCTGCCGGCCCACTTGCCGGCAGGCAGGCCGCCGCACGTCCTGCGCCCCGCGCACGCAGCCGTACTACTGCATcaccatttttcttttcttttgaaccAACCTAATCAGTACTGCCTGTCTCACTCTGAATCGAGAGATTAGATTACGATTAGCACCACACCAGACTAGATGCTGCGCGCTTTAACCTCTGTCAACCACAACCAATCTTTAATTCGAAGCAAGGTTGATCTGGAGTAGTAGTACTACGCcagcaccatcaccaccacttgCTCCCTACTTGCAACTAGTCCCTCTGCCCTCTGCAAAAGGCTACAAACCTCGCTCGTTGCTACTAGCTTCGTTAGCTGTACAGTTAAGGAGGAGAGATCCACTCTTTAACGCCGCCATCAGCACAGGCTACTTAATTTTACACCGCTCGGCACCACACCAGCAGACCAGTTTTACTACCGCTTTGCTGATTCTATCTATCTATCGAGATTGGTCCCATGAGCAAATTGTTTCTTGCTATCATGGTGCCGACAGCAGCGCATGTCTGCATGCATGGCCCGGACCCAACAGCCAAGAGCCAACTCGTGGCCACACCAAGCGCGGCCTAGAACAAGCACGGCGTGGGCAGTGGGCACGGGGCCGACGGAGGAGTGCTGCATCGACATCGATAATACAGGCCGCTACCACACAAGATCCCAACAGATTTAGCAAGCCAGCAGGCGCATGTGCAGAGGCATCCAACGGCGTACgccttgttttttttttttttttttttttttttgcagttcAAAGAGCTATATTGATCAAGACAGAGAGTTACGGTCCTTGTACAGACAAGCCTCTAGAAATCTAGGAATAAAATTTATCCAGACACAACGCTTTCTATGAGGATTAGCTTGCCTTGCACATAGATGTGCAAGCTCATTAGCCTTTCTAGGAACATAAgacaaaacaaaaaactgaaaacTCTCTGAAAGCTCTTTAGTTTCCTGAAGCACAACAGCAATTTCTGAACGCCCAAAATTATTGGTATTCCAGAGCTTCGTAATAGCCAAAGCATCAGTTTCAACGATGATGTTCCGGAGACCCATATTACCTGCAAGTCGGACTCCATCTCTAATAGCCAACGCCTCCATAACAAAAGAATTGGCTGCATGTTCATACCATAGTGCCTGGGCACGAACGAGTTTACCTTCATGATCGCGCACACCTACCCCTGTACTTCCTTGGAGACAATCAGCCAAAAAACTTGCGTCCACATTCAGCTTAATGCAATTAATTTCCGGGGGTCGCCATTTATCGTCAGCCTTAGTAGGCATTTTCTTTCCTTCTTTTGATGAAATTATCAAATCCATAGTCACATCAGCAGTCCATTTCACCGAGCATTGGATCGACCGCCCTTTATCTCCGTGCTTCTTTGCATTGCGCTCTGACCATACAGACCAACATCCACATAAGATGACAGCGGCATCTGTATCACTGACCATACCTCCATCAATCATATCCATCGCCCATGAGTCCGGATGCAAACGAGGAAGTTTGACACCCAACATGTTCCTTATTTGATGCCAAAACAGCTTAGCCCATGTACAATCGAACAAAGAATGAGTGATTGTTTCTTCACATCCACAATCCTCGCAGAAACTGATTTGTTCAATACGTCTTTCCTTCAGAATAGATCGGCATGGGATAAACTTCCTAATCACACGCCACCAAAAATTACGGACGTTTGGGGGTACAGgcatcttccaaagcttcttccaaAATGTTCTATCATCACCTGCCGAGCTAGCTGGATTATTTGTTTGCTGCCGAGCACCAAGCATTGCCCTGTAAGCTGACCGGACACTGAAATTTCCACTTCTCTCTAAATGCCATGCCCAGTTATCTTCTTCCATCCTTCCCAAAGGAATCATTTGCACAGCAGCCGCATCAATAGGAAGGAAATTATTCTGTAAAACCTCTCTATTCCAGTCTCCATTGTATGGGTTGATCAAGTCCTCGACCATATTCACGGTCGAGTTTTGAAGACGTAAAAGGGGTTTAAAGCCCAAGTTTGAAGGAATCCAGGGGTCCTCCCAAACTCTAGTATTGCTACCATCACCAATACGTTTGATCAGGCCATGAGTTAGAGCTTCCCGTCCATACATAATTGCCCTCCATGTATGCGAGGCATTCTTTTTCCTTGTTGCCGTCATAAAATCAACATCATGAAAATACTTGCCTTTGATCACCCTGGCACAGAGTGAATCCTGTTGTGTGAGAAGTCGCCAACCCTGTTTAGCAAGCATTGCTTGATTGAACAACTCAAGGTCTTTAAAGCCCATACCACCCACACATTTGGGAGCAGCAATATCCTTCCATTTCTTCCAAATGCATTTTGCTCGTATTTTCATTTCCTCCCCACCAAAACCTGGCAATGGTAGTTGTGATTTTTTTTGCACATATTTTTGGAGAGACGGAAACAACTCATAGAATAGGTTGGAATGGCTTGAAGGACTGCCTTGATTAAAACTTCCCTCCCAGCGCTATTTAGGAGCTTTGGAGACCAACCCCTAATCAACTTCTTAATAATTGTAAGTATGTGCTCAAATTGCTCATCTGTGCATCTTCAAGGGCAGTTGGCAGACTCAAGTACTTTTCTCCTAACGCTTCGGTTTCAATTCCTGAGGCCTGATGGAATGCATGCTTCACCTCAGCTGAGCAATTTGCACTAAAAAAGACCGCTGATTTCTGCCTATTGACAAGTTGTCCGGACCCGATTCTATAGTTTTCCAAGATGTGTTGTAACCGGGTTGCACCATTAGTCGAGGCTTGCGTAAAAACCACACAATCATCCGCAAACAATAAGTGTGAGATCCATGGAGCATGTATCCCAACCCGGACTCCCCTGCCAAGGTGTGCTGCCCCATAGTTCTTGAGCATACTAGACAGACCTTCTGAACAAATAAGGAAAAGATAAGGCGAAATTGGGTCCCCTTGTCTAATACCTTTGGAAGGTTTAAAAAATTCCGAGAGCA from Triticum aestivum cultivar Chinese Spring chromosome 3B, IWGSC CS RefSeq v2.1, whole genome shotgun sequence includes these protein-coding regions:
- the LOC123067767 gene encoding uncharacterized protein: MVEDLINPYNGDWNREVLQNNFLPIDAAAVQMIPLGRMEEDNWAWHLERSGNFSVRSAYRAMLGARQQTNNPASSAGDDRTFWKKLWKMPVPPNVRNFWWRVIRKFIPCRSILKERRIEQISFCEDCGCEETITHSLFDCTWAKLFWHQIRNMLGVKLPRLHPDSWAMDMIDGGMVSDTDAAVILCGCWSVWSERNAKKHGDKGRSIQCSVKWTADVTMDLIISSKEGKKMPTKADDKWRPPEINCIKLNVDASFLADCLQGSTGVGVRDHEGNMGLRNIIVETDALAITKLWNTNNFGRSEIAVVLQETKELSESFQFFVLSYVPRKANELAHLCARQANPHRKRCVWINFIPRFLEACLYKDRNSLS